From a region of the Candidatus Cloacimonadaceae bacterium genome:
- a CDS encoding NADH-quinone oxidoreductase subunit NuoF, protein MSLKRIDLLICCGSGCVSAGALKIKERFHEVLNEKGISNEINIIETGCMGPCDYGPVMVIYPEGIFYKAVTPEDVSEIVENHFIKGRPVQRLMLHDEEKTFAAQKDVPFYQKQVKVALENCGYIDPESLDEYIATGGYEALGTVLTTMTPQQAIDVIKESGLRGRGGGGFPTHAKWQMVHDAKSDEKYIICNGDEGDPGAFMDRSILEGDPHRILEGMMIAAYAIGATSGFFYIRAEYPLAIKRIKHAIEQAKAMGLMGESVFDSKFSFDAEVRTGAGAFVCGEETALIHSIEGMRGNPSPKPPYPSTSGLWGKPTVVNNVETFANVPSIFVKGAKWFASMGTELSKGTKVFALTGDIRNTGLVEVPMGITLRELIFDVGGGIIGGRKFKAVQLGGPSGGCLTIEHLDVGVDYESLKARGAMMGSGGVIVMNDQNCMVNIAKYFMDFCVDESCGKCSPCRIGLKQMYDILERIVHGYGKIGDIEELQRLGEAVSRLSLCGLGQSAPNPVLSTIRYFRDEYEAHIRDHSCSTKVCLALMHFDIDKDNCIGCSLCARKCPVNCITGSREEKYTIHQLDCVKCGNCQDVCPVKAVNRVPGMHPEEKTKRDTLKKQHPHED, encoded by the coding sequence ATGTCTCTCAAGAGAATTGACCTGCTGATCTGTTGCGGCTCCGGCTGCGTATCGGCAGGCGCATTGAAAATCAAGGAACGCTTTCACGAAGTCCTGAATGAAAAAGGGATCTCAAACGAGATCAACATCATCGAGACGGGGTGTATGGGTCCTTGCGACTATGGTCCTGTCATGGTCATCTATCCGGAAGGCATCTTCTACAAAGCGGTCACTCCGGAAGACGTTTCGGAGATCGTGGAAAACCACTTCATCAAAGGCAGACCGGTTCAACGGTTGATGCTACACGATGAAGAAAAGACGTTCGCTGCGCAGAAAGACGTTCCTTTTTACCAGAAACAGGTGAAAGTGGCGCTGGAAAACTGCGGCTACATCGATCCCGAAAGCTTGGACGAGTATATCGCCACCGGTGGATACGAAGCCCTCGGAACTGTGTTGACCACGATGACACCCCAACAAGCGATCGACGTGATCAAAGAGTCCGGCTTGCGAGGTCGCGGCGGCGGCGGATTTCCCACCCACGCCAAATGGCAGATGGTTCACGACGCCAAAAGCGACGAGAAATATATCATCTGCAACGGCGATGAGGGAGATCCCGGAGCCTTCATGGATCGTTCGATCCTTGAAGGAGACCCGCACCGCATCCTTGAAGGAATGATGATCGCAGCCTATGCCATCGGCGCAACCAGCGGGTTTTTCTATATCCGCGCGGAATATCCCCTCGCGATAAAACGCATCAAGCACGCCATCGAACAAGCCAAAGCGATGGGTCTGATGGGGGAAAGCGTCTTCGACAGCAAGTTCAGCTTCGATGCTGAAGTTCGCACCGGCGCGGGAGCTTTCGTATGTGGCGAGGAGACGGCATTGATCCACTCCATCGAAGGCATGCGCGGCAATCCCTCTCCCAAGCCTCCCTATCCCTCCACAAGCGGCCTCTGGGGCAAACCCACGGTCGTGAACAACGTGGAAACCTTTGCAAATGTTCCCAGTATATTCGTTAAGGGCGCCAAATGGTTTGCGTCCATGGGAACCGAGCTTAGCAAAGGCACCAAGGTCTTTGCCTTGACCGGAGATATCAGAAACACCGGCTTGGTGGAAGTCCCGATGGGGATCACCCTGCGCGAACTGATCTTTGACGTTGGCGGCGGCATAATCGGCGGACGCAAATTCAAAGCTGTGCAACTGGGCGGACCCTCAGGAGGTTGCCTCACCATCGAACATCTGGACGTTGGCGTGGATTATGAAAGCCTCAAAGCGCGCGGCGCGATGATGGGTTCCGGCGGCGTGATCGTGATGAACGACCAAAATTGCATGGTCAATATTGCCAAATACTTTATGGATTTCTGCGTGGATGAATCCTGTGGAAAATGCTCGCCCTGCCGCATCGGGCTCAAACAGATGTATGACATCCTTGAGCGCATCGTCCATGGTTATGGTAAAATCGGCGACATCGAAGAACTTCAACGCCTCGGCGAAGCAGTGAGCCGCCTTTCGCTCTGTGGACTGGGACAATCAGCTCCCAATCCAGTGCTTTCCACCATCCGCTATTTCCGTGATGAATATGAAGCTCACATCCGCGATCACAGTTGCAGCACCAAGGTCTGTCTCGCTCTCATGCATTTTGACATCGATAAGGACAACTGCATCGGCTGTTCCCTCTGCGCCAGAAAGTGCCCCGTCAATTGCATTACCGGCAGCCGCGAGGAGAAATATACGATCCATCAACTCGACTGTGTCAAATGCGGAAATTGTCAGGACGTATGCCCGGTCAAAGCGGTGAACCGCGTCCCCGGCATGCACCCGGAAGAAAAAACCAAACGTGATACGCTGAAAAAGCAGCACCCTCACGAAGATTAA
- the nuoE gene encoding NADH-quinone oxidoreductase subunit NuoE yields MYKEICKKYSPDKDNLIYILHDIQDTHPQHYISEEAVEVIAEYLGVPANHIYGVITFYSMYSTSPRGRNIIRLCESPPCYIKGSENILRKMKIMLGVETGGTSKDGLFTLELCACLGVCGNAPVMMVNNDVYGDLTEDKVEEIVEKIRRGN; encoded by the coding sequence ATGTATAAAGAAATCTGCAAAAAATACTCTCCCGATAAAGACAATCTGATCTATATCCTGCACGACATCCAGGATACACACCCGCAGCACTACATTTCGGAAGAAGCTGTGGAAGTAATCGCGGAATACCTCGGCGTTCCCGCAAACCACATCTATGGAGTGATCACATTTTACTCCATGTATAGCACATCTCCGCGCGGCAGGAATATCATCCGCCTTTGCGAATCTCCGCCTTGCTATATCAAAGGCTCCGAGAACATACTGCGCAAGATGAAAATCATGCTCGGTGTGGAAACCGGCGGAACAAGCAAAGACGGGCTTTTCACACTTGAGCTTTGTGCATGCCTCGGCGTCTGTGGAAACGCACCCGTGATGATGGTCAACAACGATGTCTATGGCGACCTCACCGAAGACAAGGTGGAAGAAATCGTCGAAAAGATCAGAAGGGGGAATTGA
- the nuoF gene encoding NADH-quinone oxidoreductase subunit NuoF, with amino-acid sequence MKFYRSHILVGINETSLKAGVQDFIQTLRLELKKNNLQEEINILETGPLGFFGKGICLSVYPENVNYQDVRIEDISELVSEHFLKGRPLSRLMLDAAGKFSPILNYNKRIVLRNSGIIDPESIDEYIGAGGYEALEKALTQMEPKQIVDEVKKSGLRGRGGAGFPAGMKWSFTAPIEAVQKYVVVNADEGEPGTFKDRLIMEGDPHQLLEGIMICGRAIGANKGWIYIRGEYKLCIERLEKAIAQCREYGILGKNIFESGFDFDIDIRIGAGAYVCGEETALIESLEGNRGNPRWKPPFPGVKGLWRCPTVVNNVETLANIPFIIQKGADEFLKYGTPECPGTKVYTILGDVAHPGLCEVDMGSTLRTIINDYAGGMKKGFRFKAALVGGAAGVIIPDRLLDVKMDFASLNQYAAVLGSGAILVMNEHQSIVDILWSIIRFFRHESCGKCAPCRNGSEQLYRLITKIKKGEGTMDDVELMLLIAETMQQTSFCALGQSPIMAIRSAIENFKDEFITITSN; translated from the coding sequence ATGAAATTCTATCGTAGCCACATTCTCGTCGGAATCAACGAAACTTCCCTCAAAGCCGGAGTGCAGGACTTCATCCAAACCCTGCGCCTCGAACTGAAAAAGAACAACCTTCAGGAAGAGATCAACATCCTCGAGACCGGTCCACTCGGCTTCTTCGGCAAAGGAATATGCCTGAGCGTCTATCCCGAAAACGTAAACTATCAGGACGTCAGGATCGAAGACATCAGCGAGCTTGTCTCGGAACACTTCCTCAAGGGGCGTCCCTTGTCTCGTCTCATGCTCGATGCAGCAGGAAAATTCAGCCCGATCCTCAATTATAACAAACGCATCGTGTTGCGCAATTCCGGCATCATTGATCCCGAAAGCATTGATGAATACATCGGCGCCGGCGGATATGAAGCACTCGAAAAAGCCCTCACGCAGATGGAACCCAAGCAGATCGTTGACGAAGTCAAAAAATCCGGTCTTCGCGGACGCGGCGGCGCGGGTTTTCCTGCCGGGATGAAATGGAGTTTCACCGCTCCCATTGAAGCTGTGCAGAAATATGTGGTCGTCAATGCCGACGAAGGCGAACCCGGTACTTTCAAAGACCGTCTCATCATGGAAGGCGATCCGCATCAACTGCTTGAAGGGATCATGATCTGCGGTCGTGCCATCGGTGCGAACAAAGGCTGGATCTATATCCGCGGCGAATACAAACTCTGCATCGAACGCCTTGAAAAAGCAATCGCCCAATGCCGCGAATATGGCATCCTCGGCAAAAACATCTTTGAAAGCGGTTTTGATTTCGATATCGACATCAGAATCGGTGCCGGAGCTTATGTTTGCGGAGAGGAAACCGCTCTGATCGAATCTCTCGAAGGAAACCGCGGCAATCCCAGATGGAAACCGCCCTTCCCGGGTGTCAAAGGTTTATGGCGCTGCCCCACGGTCGTGAACAACGTCGAGACCCTTGCAAATATCCCTTTCATCATCCAAAAAGGCGCTGACGAATTTCTCAAGTATGGCACCCCCGAATGCCCCGGCACGAAGGTCTATACGATATTGGGCGACGTTGCGCATCCCGGTCTCTGTGAAGTGGACATGGGCAGCACCCTGCGCACCATCATCAATGACTATGCAGGCGGGATGAAGAAAGGTTTCCGTTTCAAAGCAGCGTTGGTCGGCGGAGCGGCAGGTGTGATCATTCCCGATCGTCTTTTGGACGTCAAGATGGATTTTGCCAGCCTCAATCAATATGCTGCAGTGCTCGGCAGTGGCGCGATCCTCGTGATGAACGAGCATCAAAGCATCGTCGATATACTGTGGTCGATCATCCGTTTCTTCCGTCATGAATCCTGTGGAAAATGCGCCCCCTGCCGCAACGGTTCCGAACAGCTCTACCGCCTCATCACCAAGATCAAAAAAGGCGAGGGCACCATGGACGATGTCGAGCTGATGCTCCTCATCGCCGAAACCATGCAGCAAACGTCATTCTGCGCCTTGGGACAATCCCCCATCATGGCGATCAGATCTGCGATCGAGAACTTCAAAGACGAATTCATCACGATAACAAGTAATTAA
- a CDS encoding NADH-dependent [FeFe] hydrogenase, group A6, whose protein sequence is MAKTVNVWIDGHHLEVPDTMTIIEAADKYGIYIPRLCYHPDLPPTANCGVCVVDITGNPSPKRACCTPVMEGMKITTNSRNLRAYRKTLIELILSNHEVVCPTCAANNKCELQTLANNLGVDPDALPCILDKQLVDNSSLSIIRDVNKCIACGRCITVCNDVQTVYALTVADRGIAAHIDTAFGNGMANSPCVNCGQCTVYCPTGALRERSEVDAVWDAILDPEKHVVVQEAPAIRVSLGEEFGMPLGSVTAKKMYAALRKIGFDSIMDTNFTADLTIMEEGTECVARLKAGEKRPLITSCSPGWIKFMETYYPDLADCVSTAKSPMSMFGVLAKTYYAEERGIDPAKIVSVAIMPCTAKKFEARRPELRDSGFQDTDYVLTTREFLRMIKEAGIDFANLKDADADEGMSFYTGAGTIFGATGGVMEAAIRSAYTLVTGEELEAIDIHAVRGLEGVKEATVPVPGFGDLRVVVAHGLSNARKVMDAVREGLKTTGESPWHFIEIMACPGGCVGGGGQPYGNDIASRARRGLALYEEDRNLPVRKSHHNPEVLRIYERFLGEPNSPLAHKLLHTHYFKRSVNTGQVTEEATHKHH, encoded by the coding sequence ATGGCTAAAACAGTCAACGTTTGGATCGATGGTCATCATCTGGAAGTCCCGGACACCATGACGATCATCGAAGCCGCCGATAAATATGGGATATATATCCCAAGGTTGTGCTATCATCCCGATCTTCCGCCCACCGCCAATTGCGGCGTTTGCGTGGTTGATATTACTGGAAACCCTTCTCCCAAGCGCGCTTGCTGCACTCCGGTCATGGAAGGCATGAAGATTACCACCAATTCCAGAAACCTGCGTGCCTACCGCAAGACCCTGATCGAATTGATCCTTTCCAACCATGAAGTGGTTTGTCCCACCTGCGCCGCAAACAACAAATGCGAGCTGCAGACCCTGGCAAACAACCTCGGAGTCGATCCCGACGCCCTGCCCTGCATCCTGGATAAACAACTGGTTGACAACAGCAGTCTTTCCATCATCCGAGACGTCAACAAGTGCATTGCCTGCGGACGCTGCATCACTGTCTGCAACGACGTTCAGACCGTTTATGCACTCACCGTGGCGGATCGTGGTATAGCCGCGCATATCGACACTGCCTTCGGAAACGGCATGGCAAACAGCCCCTGCGTCAATTGTGGTCAATGCACAGTCTATTGCCCCACCGGCGCTTTGCGGGAACGCAGCGAAGTCGATGCCGTCTGGGATGCCATCCTCGATCCCGAAAAACACGTGGTAGTACAGGAAGCTCCTGCCATTCGCGTGTCCCTCGGTGAGGAATTTGGCATGCCCCTGGGCAGCGTCACCGCCAAGAAAATGTATGCCGCTCTGCGAAAAATCGGCTTTGATTCGATCATGGACACCAATTTCACCGCCGATCTCACGATCATGGAAGAAGGCACCGAGTGCGTCGCCAGGCTCAAAGCTGGAGAAAAGCGTCCCCTGATCACTTCCTGTTCCCCCGGCTGGATCAAATTCATGGAAACCTACTATCCCGACCTCGCGGATTGCGTATCCACCGCAAAATCCCCTATGTCCATGTTCGGCGTCCTTGCCAAGACCTATTATGCCGAGGAAAGAGGCATCGACCCCGCCAAGATCGTCTCTGTGGCGATCATGCCCTGCACGGCGAAGAAGTTTGAAGCTCGCCGCCCCGAATTGCGCGATTCCGGATTCCAGGACACCGATTACGTCCTCACAACCCGTGAATTTCTGCGCATGATCAAGGAAGCCGGCATCGATTTTGCCAACCTCAAAGACGCGGACGCGGACGAAGGTATGAGCTTCTACACCGGCGCGGGAACCATCTTTGGCGCCACCGGCGGAGTGATGGAAGCGGCAATTCGTTCCGCATACACACTCGTGACCGGCGAAGAGCTGGAAGCAATCGATATCCACGCAGTTCGCGGACTCGAGGGCGTCAAGGAAGCCACTGTTCCGGTGCCGGGATTTGGTGATCTCCGAGTTGTTGTGGCACACGGTCTTTCCAACGCCCGCAAGGTGATGGATGCCGTGCGCGAAGGCTTGAAAACCACCGGCGAATCCCCCTGGCACTTCATCGAGATTATGGCATGCCCCGGAGGATGCGTAGGCGGTGGTGGACAGCCTTATGGCAACGACATCGCATCACGCGCCAGACGCGGTTTGGCTCTTTATGAAGAAGATCGCAACCTTCCGGTGCGCAAATCCCACCACAACCCCGAAGTATTGCGCATTTATGAACGTTTCCTGGGTGAGCCGAACTCCCCTCTGGCGCATAAATTGCTGCACACCCACTACTTCAAACGCTCGGTCAATACCGGACAAGTGACCGAAGAAGCGACCCACAAACATCACTAA